From the Leptolyngbya sp. O-77 genome, one window contains:
- a CDS encoding DUF2157 domain-containing protein, with amino-acid sequence MASEQFRRQLRREAEQWRIDGLIEPGQYEQLAAQYDFEALETGARDRFVVILLGLGCILLGLGVITFVAANWQAIPRMGKMALLFSLFLAANAAGFYLWRRPKPNGRERWQHRLGHGLLLLGALVLGANLALAGQLFHRSGAFYELCLVWGLGVLAMAFGLRLRSLALLSILLMGVGYWSGMWEATQMQALGGLNGLMSLMPLVAGGLFTLLAYQCRSKVIFALGAIATVSALLVTLSDVGNQFSGPAAPGFLVAIACTLPPALLWSYDDALWWRLRNAPLPLTRPFRPVAQAIALIFLTATCYWFSFRSIWTPMSEQPSFAQQVRALFSHSGDLLLNPNLFVYTALMLIGWFYLAYPRHRGQRWGLSQHDAIMLVFLLTVGLIPLWHWGISPIQAIATYLFNVLLFLLSAAFIRQGLAQGNRSLFWYGMVMLVLQIISRMLEYETGLLLKSAVFVLCGLAVLFVGLWFERHVRTLAPAATLTPASQEETV; translated from the coding sequence ATGGCAAGCGAACAATTTCGGCGGCAACTCCGGCGCGAAGCCGAGCAGTGGCGGATTGACGGGCTGATTGAGCCGGGCCAGTATGAGCAACTGGCCGCACAGTATGACTTTGAGGCGCTGGAGACGGGCGCACGCGATCGCTTCGTGGTCATTTTGCTAGGGCTGGGCTGCATTTTGCTGGGGCTGGGGGTGATTACCTTCGTCGCGGCAAACTGGCAGGCAATTCCCCGCATGGGCAAGATGGCGCTGCTGTTCAGCCTGTTTTTGGCGGCCAATGCAGCGGGCTTTTACCTGTGGCGGCGACCCAAACCCAACGGGCGAGAGCGCTGGCAGCACCGCTTGGGGCACGGGCTGCTGCTGCTGGGGGCGCTGGTGCTGGGGGCAAACCTGGCGCTGGCGGGGCAGCTATTTCACCGCAGCGGCGCGTTTTATGAACTGTGCCTGGTGTGGGGATTGGGCGTGCTGGCGATGGCGTTTGGGCTGCGGCTGCGATCGCTCGCGCTGCTATCCATTTTGCTGATGGGCGTGGGCTATTGGTCGGGGATGTGGGAAGCCACCCAAATGCAGGCCCTGGGGGGCTTAAATGGCCTGATGAGCCTGATGCCGCTGGTGGCGGGGGGACTGTTTACGCTGCTGGCTTATCAGTGTCGCTCGAAGGTGATTTTTGCGCTGGGGGCGATCGCCACTGTTTCGGCGCTGCTCGTCACCCTGAGCGATGTGGGGAACCAGTTTAGTGGTCCTGCTGCTCCTGGCTTTTTGGTGGCGATCGCCTGCACGCTGCCCCCAGCCCTGCTGTGGAGCTATGACGACGCGCTTTGGTGGCGGCTGAGAAACGCGCCACTACCGCTGACCCGCCCATTTCGTCCGGTTGCCCAAGCGATCGCGCTGATTTTCCTGACGGCAACTTGCTACTGGTTCTCGTTTCGCAGCATCTGGACACCAATGTCTGAACAGCCCAGCTTTGCACAACAGGTTCGGGCTTTGTTCAGCCACAGCGGCGACCTGCTGCTCAATCCCAACCTGTTTGTTTACACAGCGCTGATGCTGATTGGCTGGTTTTATCTGGCGTATCCGCGCCACCGGGGGCAACGCTGGGGACTGTCACAACACGATGCAATTATGCTGGTTTTCTTGCTGACGGTGGGGCTGATTCCGCTCTGGCACTGGGGCATTTCGCCCATTCAGGCAATTGCCACTTACTTATTTAACGTGCTGCTGTTCCTCCTGTCGGCAGCGTTTATCCGGCAGGGACTCGCCCAGGGCAATCGCAGCCTGTTTTGGTACGGCATGGTAATGCTGGTGCTGCAAATCATCAGCCGCATGTTGGAATACGAAACCGGGCTGCTGCTGAAGTCTGCCGTCTTCGTCCTCTGCGGGCTGGCTGTGCTATTTGTCGGACTCTGGTTCGAGCGCCACGTCCGCACCCTCGCCCCCGCCGCTACGCTCACCCCCGCCTCTCAGGAAGAAACGGTTTAG
- a CDS encoding GDYXXLXY domain-containing protein: protein MNSESRPSNRHPLVPAPPSAPTPQHPLPPTPPSPLAPAPSARWRFWLPLAIQAALILVIPLQATYTQATGQTIILQTGPVDPYHPLRGYYVTLGYDISQPGELEKLPGWKAFEAEAQQRRSHFAARTIYVILEAPASDTANSQPPKAWKPVAVSGDRPRNLPTNQVALKGIYRNGWVNYGLERYYMPEAKRLDINNRIAELQQANPQSPNFVMEAKVGANGEAVLTRMWLADQPYQF, encoded by the coding sequence ATGAATTCCGAATCTCGTCCCTCCAACCGTCACCCCCTCGTCCCCGCTCCCCCGAGCGCACCCACTCCGCAGCATCCCCTCCCGCCTACTCCCCCGTCGCCCCTCGCGCCTGCCCCGTCTGCCCGCTGGCGCTTCTGGCTGCCCCTGGCGATTCAGGCAGCGCTGATTTTGGTGATTCCCCTGCAAGCCACCTATACCCAGGCAACGGGACAGACCATAATTTTGCAGACGGGCCCTGTTGACCCCTATCATCCCCTGCGCGGCTATTATGTGACGCTGGGCTACGACATTTCCCAGCCGGGTGAACTGGAGAAACTGCCGGGCTGGAAGGCATTTGAAGCAGAAGCGCAGCAGCGGCGATCGCACTTTGCCGCTCGGACAATCTACGTCATTCTGGAAGCGCCTGCCTCGGACACTGCAAACAGCCAGCCGCCCAAAGCCTGGAAACCCGTCGCCGTGTCGGGCGATCGCCCCCGCAACCTGCCCACCAATCAGGTTGCACTGAAGGGCATCTATCGCAACGGCTGGGTGAACTATGGGCTAGAGCGATACTACATGCCCGAAGCCAAGCGACTCGACATCAACAACCGCATCGCCGAACTGCAACAGGCCAATCCACAATCGCCCAACTTTGTCATGGAAGCCAAAGTCGGAGCCAATGGCGAAGCCGTGCTGACCCGAATGTGGCTCGCTGACCAGCCCTATCAGTTTTGA
- a CDS encoding helix-turn-helix transcriptional regulator, protein MEDTKPRAKDQILHLLKMRGAQTAAALAEQLAISPMAVRQHLQTLKAEQWVTYRQERRPTGRPVKLWQLTEHSVSRFPDSHADLMLDVLRGVETVFGAEGLERVILERSRRQVQTYRAQLAGVESWQAQVRAIAHFRSQEGYMAEVLEQPDGLLLVENHCPICAAAQTCPGLCTAELEVFRSVLGAGVVVERVEHLMQGDRRCAYRIQPVH, encoded by the coding sequence ATGGAGGACACCAAGCCCAGAGCCAAAGATCAAATCTTGCACCTGCTGAAAATGCGGGGGGCACAGACGGCGGCGGCCTTGGCAGAGCAGCTTGCGATTTCGCCGATGGCAGTGCGGCAGCATCTCCAAACGCTGAAGGCAGAGCAGTGGGTGACCTATCGCCAGGAGCGCCGCCCCACGGGTCGCCCGGTGAAGCTGTGGCAGTTGACTGAGCATTCCGTCAGCCGATTCCCTGATAGCCACGCTGACCTGATGCTGGACGTGTTGCGGGGGGTGGAGACGGTGTTTGGGGCGGAAGGGCTAGAGCGAGTGATTTTGGAACGCAGCCGCCGCCAGGTTCAGACCTATCGGGCGCAACTGGCTGGGGTGGAGTCCTGGCAGGCGCAGGTGAGGGCGATCGCCCACTTCCGCAGCCAGGAAGGATACATGGCCGAGGTTTTGGAACAACCCGACGGGCTATTGCTGGTGGAAAACCACTGCCCCATCTGCGCCGCCGCCCAGACCTGTCCGGGGCTTTGCACCGCTGAGCTGGAGGTTTTTCGTTCTGTTTTGGGAGCGGGCGTGGTGGTCGAACGGGTGGAGCATCTGATGCAGGGCGATCGCCGCTGTGCTTACCGCATCCAGCCAGTCCATTAA